Genomic segment of Panicum virgatum strain AP13 chromosome 2K, P.virgatum_v5, whole genome shotgun sequence:
GGAATTCtagagttagttttataaactgtctttatttaatatcttAACTGGTGGTCAAAATTTGATACAGTAACATAGCGCTACAAAGGCCATTTAGAGCGTATTCAATGGTTAGCAACTCAgctaggccgtgtttagatatttaggggtaaaatttttgaaagggaatcttactatttcagagtactaaatgaaatataTCTATAAAATTTATTGcttagatgggttgtaaatcgcgagacgaatctaacgagcctaattaatctataattagtggatggttactgtagcatcactgttgcaaatcatggatggATTaagtaagctcattagattcgtctcgcgatttataacccatccgtgtaaaaatttttataaataaatttcatttagtactctatgtatATGTCTAAACATGTGATGTAATATTTTTTGCTAAAAAAATTTtggcatctaaacacggcccagTACATACACGGCCCAGTACATCAGACCGGAACGTATCGATAAAACGATAGCCACGACCGCACCCCCGCATCGGCCTGCGGGTCGATCTGACGATCTCGTGACCATCGCTCACGGAGTCGCCTCCTCTCCTTCACCAGTGGACGCGCCGTCGTTCCCGTCCTCTACCGAAGCCACGGAGCGCGCAATTGACCTCTCCAATCCACGGGTACTGGATGTCTAGATCAGTGAGGAGTCGGATCTCTTTATTTGTGCCTTGTTGGTAAGTAACCCTAACTTGAGCGGATGGATGCTTTTTCCGTTTCTGAAGTGATTTTCTTCTTCGGGGATTATCTAGCTTATCCGAACAATCAAAGTGTCAAATTCAAATCTCGGGTTGGTTGCTGCATGTTGGGTTACTAATATTCGATGTACCTATTGGTAATTCTGGTTCCACGCTAAGTCCCCTGTCTATTGTATCGCTTCCAGCAGGTAAAGGTACCGGATGGCTGACACCGAGGATCGTGAACCTACTTTCGTTCCCCAATCCTTATCGAACGCTGTGGATGCAAGCCCTAAGAGACGAGAGATGCCAGTGGTAGTCGTTACTGCACCCAAAGTTATCTGGCTTTCAGCTCCActaatttttatttaattacTTATCGGACATAGCAAAGTTGTACTCTTTCTCAGCAATTGTGGTTATTGCCTCCCAGGAATCGACCATTCAGAGCAGCGAAGACTACCTATGTGGACAAGTTCCAAATAACACTAGATACAATCTTCGTGGTCGAGATGTTGATTTAGCAACACAGTTGAGGAGGGAAGAACACAAGATGGACAGAGAGAAATGCTTTGAAACGAAGCGCTTAAGGAAAGAACAGAAAATGCGAGAAGATAGAGAATGTGTGGACAAGGCCCTCAGGGCAAGAGCAGTTCTTGATGCACAATACAAAGCATGGAAGGAAGAACAGAGGAAGCTAAGGCTCTCCAAACAAGGTGGTGACAACAATGACGGTGACTTCAGCGGTAACAAAGGCGAGAAGGGAAGCGTTTATACACGTTAGTGTTTTGCCTCTCTTCACCTTTTTCTTGCCTTCATTACTTACTCTGTGCATCAACTTGCTGCAGGGGAGATCATTAATAAACCTCCAGAAGGTTCTGGAGGTTTGCTTCTCTTCCCTTTTTACATCTTTATTACAACCAGGAAAAGTTTGGTTTGTGCCATAGTGCTTCCATCATTTATTAAAGGGTGTTACTTCTTAATTTGTAACTAGACTGGCTACCATATGAATCGGATGATGAGTTTGGGACAGAATTTGAGCTGAAGCACACAAGCTGGGAAGTTGAGAAGTTCACTTTAGAGCTTGCTCGATGTATGGTTGGGCTTGAGTCTTTTACTGGTAAATAATTTCATCTGGATGAACTGTGGTGCTTGTGTTTGTGTTGGCTCACCAAATCACTACTATTTCATTTTTTGTTCTATTCCGGAGACACAAAGATTTTCTCTTGCTCTGGCACAATAGTTGAATATGTGGACGATACTGGTTATGTAGTAACATCTGCAAGCTTAGTAAGATGTCCAGACAGAGATGAGCAAATTGATAAACCGAAGGTTGCTGAACTCTCTCTATCCTCTGTAGAATCATTGTCTTTCTTTATAATAGCAAACATTAAACTTTGTTCATATGGCTGTAGATCAATGTATGGTTAGCAAGTGGTCAAAAACTTGAAGGTTTTGTGTCAAATGTGGACTTCTATTACAATATCTGTGTGATCAAGGTCCCTTGCACTGTTCACCTGCCAAGCAAAAGCTTCTGTCCAAACACTGGGTTCTTTAACTTTTATGAAAACCATACAAGAGATGTTGTAGCTCTAGGCCGTAGTTGTGAGCCTTGCAGCTTAAAGGTTGCTTCAGGAAAGCTTATTCCAAGGAGAAGCAGGTTTGATTGTGAAGAGCTATTGGTTTCTTCTTGCAAAATTTCAAAGGTAGGTCAAGCAACTCCTGTATGCTTTGCAAATTGATCCCTGATGTAGTAATTTACAATTCTTAGTTGACGTTTGTTGGGCCCTTTCATGAACACCATTATTTGAGTACCTTTTTGTAGGGCTATGTCAACCTTGATCTCAAGGTCAAGGATCTCATTTTACACTATCTTACATTTCAGAGACGTTATATATCCAATGTGTTGCACCATACAATTTTTTTATGAACTTGCTCTTATAGAGGGTGATTGATCTCCTTTcactatcttgtggatttttttttcagtcATATAGATCAACTATAAGTCTGGGATCTGAACCTCAAATTCATGTATCTCGATCAGCCTATAGTTCAATTTTGTGATCTGCCAGTGCAATTCCTACATTCCAATCAACAAATAATGCTATGAAGTCATAAAGTCACTCTTCCATACCCTCCCTAAAATGTTTCTTATAAAGATTACATATTCTTTTTATCTGCATAGTTCATTTCCTGAGATTTCAGTTTATGTGCCCGAGAATATTTTCTTGTCTAAAACATGTGAGCAGAACTACCTAAGCCCAATTAAAATTTTCTGTACTTTATGTGTCGTCATTAGCATTTATCTCAAGTGCTAGAGGTGAAATATTATTATTAGCCTCTATCTTTATTATCTTCGCAAAAGTTAAGTTTTGGAACTGTCAAGTGGGATAGTGAGTAATACCATATGGTGACTGAAGTTTCATAACTGATTATAGATTTGACATGATTTCTAAATTTGGTAGGAATAAGGCTATCTAGATCCTGTATGTTTACAGGGAAATTTTGTGATGGCTTATAGTCCTGGATTATTCTGTTGTGACAAACAAGCTTTGTTAATTAAATGCTGAAGTTTGTGGCTTGCAGCTATACTGGGAATATAAGTTGCAAATATGGATCTTTTGCTTGACGTTTATCATATAACAGGATAAATTTCTTGTCATATTATGTCCATGCTTTACTTATGTTTCTTACAAATATCAGTTAAATACTAGCAACATGTTTTGCAGAGAGGTGTTGGCGGTCCTTTGATGGATTTTGATGGAAATGTAATTGGAATGAATTTCTATGACAAGAAAGAAACTCCTTTTCTTCCAAGTTTCATTGTATTGAAGTGTTTGCAGCACTTCGATATCTTTGGGTAATTCTTTTGTTACTTATCTTTTCACATTATTTTTACCATGTACTGTACTAATTAAGCTGCATCCTCATTTCATTTTGATATTAGGGGAAATGTGTCTTACGTTCTTCTCCTCCTTTGAGGATAGTGCCACATACTCTTTCCACCAGTGATGAATAAAATGATCCATCTGATGATGCAGGAAGGTGATACGACCATTGCATGGGCTGCGAGTTAAAACTCTTTATGAAGCAAACCTCAGTCTACTTGAAAAAAAGTTACAGAGTGGAATCCCTGAAAGATGCGGTGTGATTGTGGTGAAGGTATGCATCTTTATCTTCTGCTTTGTTCTTTTGTGTTGATGTTTCTAATTAATGCTGCTAATGTCAACTTGGCCATAGGAATACAGAAACATTCTGTCTTTAGTATATCTGAAGCACACTGTATATTATCAAATGGTTTCAGGTCTGCTGTTGTGAATAAGTATCTTTTGCTTTCTGTTTAATTGTGTTGCAGGTACAAGAACCTTCTGCAGAACTTTCTGAGATAAAGGTCGGGGACATAATCACTCATGTTGATGGTGTACCGTTCTCCAATGCTGCAGAGGTATTTACCATTTAAGCGGGAAATCCTTGGTCTGTCAACAATGTTGTTGAGTATCTTCTTTTTGTGGTACTAGCTTGGTGGCATCCTTCTGGATATGTGCGGTAAGCTTTGGCTGGACAGGCAGAAAATGAACCCTTCAGATGTTTTCAACCAGACGGCAGCACTGATGAGCCTTAAGGTTTTACTCTCAAGAATTGCATTGGGTGTTTGTTCTGAATGTTGCTGACATTCTAACTGTCTTGTTTTTATATCCAATACAGTTTCGTGTGAGAACATATAGAGATGCTAAATCTGAAGTTATAACTCAAATCATCAACGTCAACAAGTTTACTCCCAGCAGACTTAACAAGTATATTAGAATCTGGAAATTGCAGCCTTTGGAGTGTGTAGTATATTAACACTTTGTTTACCTGCAGGTGGCCACTTCCCAGGCCAATTATTGTCCGGCAATACGAACATGGTAAAGTTATCAGCGAAGAGTGGTACATGACTGGTGTTTGAAGTCAGCACTGTCTTGTTCTGAAGCATCACCAGGGAGTCTATATATAAGCTAAATGGCCATCTGAACTAATATAAGCTTAGTAGTAATGATGCCTGAATGTTGTACTTGTCTTTCTCAGCATGCTAGTATTCAGGGAAGCCGTCGGGGTCGCACTCTCACGGAATTGTTGCCTCTAAGCTCGGCCATCTTACGTGAAGCTAATTCTATAGTCCACCGTGATTTCTCCTCCGAGCGGTTGATTTTTTTCCACAGCTTCCACGTGGCGGGACCCACCACCCACTACCGCcccccatcttctccttcctccgtcCCTCTCTCATATCCatccccgcgccgcgcctccccccttctccttcctcctgctgctccccttctccttcctccgtcCCTCTCTCTCAGATCCatccccgcgccgcgcctcccccccttctccttcctcctgctcctccccttctccttcctccgtcCCTCTCTCAGATCCATCCTCGCGCGCGCTCCCTCCTTTTCCTTCCTCCTGCagcctcccttctccttcctcctgcgGCCGCGACGCGACCACGagtccgcggcgcggcggcggggtggggagCTCCGCCCGCGAGCTCGGCGGCCCCGAGTCCgcggcgcgtcggcggcggacgTGGGTAGCTCTAcccgcggcacggcggcggcggcccgcggggaGCCCCGCCCGCGGCGcgtcgcacggcggcggcgggaggcgcggcggggagggccggcagcggcggggagGCCCAGAaccgccgcctcgcgcctccattttttttttgcaaaaaattttcaacaattttttttgaattcctttTGATTTTTTCcggatgaatattttttttaatgacgcaaaaaaaattcttgaatttttttgtgctctccaattttttttcttgaaattttttctggtctccaatttttttacttgaaatttttttccgCTCTAATATTTTGCTTGAAATGTTTTTTTGGTCTCCAAAAattttcttgtattttttttaaaaaatttttaatcagaaaacgacaaaaaaaattCTGTAAATGGAAAAAAAGTAAtggtcggaaaatcgaccgtacgggagcctctcctacggttgaccgtaaattATCAATACCCGCCATCTTATCCGGTCACGTGGACCTTGTTTTGTGCATTCCTTATTACATGTCGCTAGGATCGGTCGGAACTAGGCTGCGCATTTCGATGTGTGCGGATGATGCGGTTCCTCAAACTCTTTGATGAAGGCACATGTCTTTTCACCGACCCCTCAAATCCGTGATTCTGATAAAATGTCAGAATCTAGAACTAGAGGACATCCTAACCAGTTTTCCGGCCCAACGTGCGTGCTTCCTTGGTATTACCCCGGACTCCCTTTATCGGTCAACTGGTTAAACAAGGCTGGACTTTCGGCCCCTCGTCGACAGGGATTTGGGTAGCCTCTCATGATGGCGAGGgaaaaacctcaaccaagctagGGGAGTCACCCTGACCAAAATCTATTCTCTCACAGCTAGTCTACCTTCTAACGGCGTTGAATGCACCCAAGCAAATACCGGAAACCATTAACAAATGCCAGAAGAGGTTCCTCTGGGCGGGAGACGCCAACCTTGGCGTAGAGTGCATCCTTGGTTTTCCCTTCTGTCAGGTGGGTGAGTTGACCACGATCGGTGGGTCGTGGAGTCTGAGCTGACTTGCTTTTCGGAACATGGGGCTGGGGCGGGCGTCCGGTTCTTCTTCTCGGGGCAGTCAAAGGCCTTGAGGCCCGACTTGTTGCAGGCGTAGTAGACTAACGACGTGAATGGGGTGTTGGGCCTCTGTGTAGGCTGCTGACGGGGGTAGCTTGCTTCTCCTTGGATCTGCCCTCCATAGCTCATATTGCTTGGGTGCTGGTTGTTTCTCTCACCGAAGTTCTTGTGTGGCTGGGTGGAACTTGAGCCAAAATTGCTCCTGGGTGGAAAGGATAAGGCGTTTCTTGGGTTCTGCAATGTCTTGTCGCGAGACTGATACTCAAACTTCCTCTTGGCGAGCACTGGCGATCTTCCCATCTAAGCCTCTCTTTCTCCACGGCCATACAACGGTTCACCATGTGGTGAAGTGACAAAAAGTCACTCCCAGCCACAATCTGACGAATACCGTGGTGTAGATGGGTCAAGGAGGCACGGCCTCGTGACcggtgtgggtgtgtgtgtgcaCGCACGCATGCGGGGACTAGGTGCTcctgggccgcggcggcggtgggttaATGACATTGGGGGAAGGCGAGCTACGGTGGAGGTATGGTGGGAGGTCATGGTTTGATGGAGGGCTCCTGCAAACGAGGCACACAAGGGGCATGAGGTCTAGGCTGGCTACGGTGGGCTCATCGGCGGCACACGACGGCCGAACAATAGGCAAGGAGGGGTGGCAAGGCAGGGCGCCGGTCTACCGGCGTGGTTTGATGAAGACAACGCGACGCAGTGGTGAGTCGGGGTAGGGACGAGTCGAGGTGGTCGTGCCGTGCCATTCAGTAACAGCGATGGAGGGGTACGGGCGCAGGCGCGGtgaagctccggcggcggcagtccCCCTCCTCGCAGTGCTCCCCCTCTTACTCTGCTTCAGCTTTTCCTCCTTGATTGGTGGCAGCAGAAAGGGGAGAGTTCCTCAGGGGCTCTAGATAGGGGCGTAGCGCAAGGCTTTATAGGAGGTgccgggctagggtttgcgtgGGTGACCGGCGTGGCTTGGCGTTCGGTCCGGAACATGTGGTGCCGTGCGGAGCAAGGGTGCAATGAGTGGTTGCGCTGCCTTGGCAGCTTGTGAGGCTGGGCGTCAGCGGGTCCTAGTGGTAGCGGGGAATGTGGCGCGGATGAGGGCTCGGTCGTTCCCCTCTTTTGGAATGGAGCGGGGAAGGGTGcgtgcggcgtgggcgaggcggagcggagCACGTGAGGCGCGTGAGCGAGTGAGTGGCGTGAAGGGGAAGAAGAACAGGGGTGGCTGACGAGTGGGGTCGGGGTGGCAGCGGCTCATGCGGGTGAGTGAGGCGTTGTTGGGCTGGCGCgcaagctgggccgcggggttGAAGGTAGGCGGCCGTGCGGGTTTTggccgttttttcttttttatatttttaaaaataaaaatttcaaaaatatatgtccgttttgaaatatttcaaaaatatccctcggtcgccccccatagggcgacaggccctaattgtaatttttttcttcaaattcgcaacgaggtccctggcaaaaaaaaaaggccatgtcgcccccaacgggcgacaggggcctgtcgccccccaacgggcgacaggggcctgtcgcccgttgggggggggcgacagggtcccctccccctatataagccctggccgccatatgccgccatcccctttgtcatttgagcctaaaaattcaggaaaaaagagtggggtgaggagaagaaaagcggcgaagctctgccgaattgcgtacttgtgatctactGGTAACTTCCGtctgaatccattgatattgtataacaatttaatttaattagcggattagctgaattagatttggtgctttagaacactcgtttagtattacaatttcagtactattacatacttgtttttaaattaattatgaattagaatagaattatgaagtaccttattgatattgcagtataaggcaatggctgcctccaattgtggaggattttcatggaccgaagagaaatctagtataatacttgatatcatgacccatcttgttatcagtaagaagttggatccgttagcggatggtacgatagagatggtgttgtccaaagtagtagaatTTAAAGAtatcacattatttcgaggtattacaacgcaagatgtaaagggacacctgctagaacgtcggaagatatacatgagagtatgtgaactagcgaatcatcctaatatcattggattcttacaaagttcttgtaagatatggatgcggccagaggtgtatgagatgcacattaaggtaactctcattcagttgtaatcccgtccgtcatttcgaatccatatttatgaaacagtaacattgttttttaattatatggtaggattaccccgaggacacggagttgattaacaaaacgataccaaatttccataaattggtatgtatcttcggtggtggacttatgccgcaaactagacgaaggaggcggataagatcttcgggtgatagtacttggcctgcgcaagaacagatgtccggaggttcgtcaagtaatgttgcaccacctgcagcacaaacttgtgttaactgggatgacgacatggatgacttcatgccccccaaaccatggcctccaacacatgatgttcctccccctgtacatgaacctagaatcagaaaggagacaaagggaaaggcaagaggttcgtcaagtcatgttgcaccacctgcagcacaaacttgtgttaactgggatgacgacatggatgacttcatgccccccaaaccatggcctccaatacatgatgttcctccccctgtacatgaacgtagatccagaaaagagagaaagggaaagccaagaggttcgtcgagccatactacaccacctgcagcaccaccatctgtcaactgggatgacgacctagatgatttcatgccatgatgtataacatatgatgttcatcggtttaagatgtattcgcatttagtattgttaatgttgtattatgcttgtatgtatgtctcgtacctaacttgcattcactggacatgtacataatgtcgagtttgaatcgtacttagtcgtaatggagcatcgaagtataaacatgtcactagaatactaaaaagcacacatttaattaatataacgataagaaataaaaactaagaaatgcattacataatgtgaaacatcaaattttacatcataatacaacgataatgaaagacacatcacacatgctgTGGCATGGAAGAAcctgttgcaaactacggtaaacagatttcagactaacctaacatgccttagataaatttaaaaaaaaaacagaacaaacacatcgatgcagcatgtcactaccactagggtagtcctagtagccgtacccccacgtagcaaattgcgttgagccttctccgcagtatccacccattgcaggtggtgcaggcggtggtgccggaggcgcagggcccttcttcttgtgacaagggcagttgcagtaaggaatagtgcatggttcatcctgtgaaccggcagcattgctggtatcatcaacttcgtcgtctttgttaccctcgctcacttcctcataatggttcaccttgcattccaaatcaaagatctttatctggaggtactcgatgaactcctgaacagaatcaattggtgcaggatcgacccacctagtaaaaccacagttttctggagcatctgaagactgcaaaataaatttcatgtaaggtgtctcattgaagataaagaaatgaaagaaccgagtattacccatgcgtggggacatttaaagaaacgctgACCGCCATCCAttccgtcggtgcacatctgcactaagcagtcctcaccatgtctgcattttggccacggttctctacggttatcgtattgtcgaagaggagtttcattggtaaattcactcttgtgctgtggcggaaactcaaacactggttccggaaaggaatcaggtccaagaggcccctcccatattatagggtctccctttcttccaccttttcctttcccaaaaccgtagtaattcttcccgctgtctgtgtgtggtcccaaaaccggggtaagtaccaggtgaggtaagctctaaaggagctgtctgtgtgtggtcctgctGGATGGGCCAaatgctcgtctgcctgttcccattggtccacccacggctgcagcttggtgagccaatcatcagagcacggcaagccactccttgacaacatacaaaagtggaccacgaagaatcattagattcgacacgaatgtatgagccaagttcattcataattacctgtggtcctggtgactgacacgctccaacgcggtgggcaccagaaactcctggcgctgcccaaactgtctcctgactctccaggggcaatatgcctcaaccgcgatgtcataaaccaggacggcggtagtaagccacaggctcgcattcgcggagcagtgcgaagataggcctgctggtgcacgggtagccacagcctctgggctgtaaggctcccagacaacgtcctcgggcgtcagcatgtcgagctctgaaacaaactcaggatatgcgcgtctaacctgcgcatgcgcccaggacctctgcattccgaataagtaaaattaaaagtgcgctaatacatcatgtaacaatgaataacaaaattagatttgttgcaaacgtacctgacgccagatccagatagttcccatagtgggcctctcgtcctcctcttcgccgtacatgcccccgtggtaaggctcgtggctgaccatgggccgaccaacggctagcctctcgtacgaccaaagttgtagcagtagtgggcaccctgccaaGATAGCGTTctcatgtgtcttcatgcagccgtcgcagagtccacggtaagtggctgcaagtaccgcctcaccccagctgtagggcggtacgtcctcgtccccatccgcaatctcccgtgcatacggaaggagaatcctatcgaccgagttgacatgagtgttgttgaacatgatgtaaccaaacaaccaaagtaggtacgcctccaacgatctggtcacactgtactcgtctgcatccgcagccaacagggcaggctgcataaacaattaatattaatggtttcaactgtcaatggaacatgtgaattgtaacaattaaatttatatatgtcatgaatacgtactgtaaactataggaaccaggtcttcgaaggacctgctgctcgcgggtgcgggttgattggacctgcttcttccacgcggtcaaccagggcaaaacgggcctccagctcatccttccacgaggccgccaccacacgcggacctacagcctcctcgacgatagggaggccgaggaggtaggccacgtcctgcagcgtaggagtcattctccccacacgggaggtggaacgtgtgtgtctccggcctccatctgtcaacgagcgccgtcaggagggatcggtcgagctgaataggcacaacctcgacaagacggcgcagagtcagtagaccggcctcatGTAAcctgaaaataaacaaaattatcaaaacaaaggaataccgacgaatacataagtgataaacaataatatttcattacataccggtcacaccaatcgtggtgtatagagatcgcctccccgggtggacgaggacgtagcacctctagggctcggtgctcaacagctgcaacgTAAGACCTGTGTCTCGAGTCGATCattgggtctagcaaggagtccatctccatacctgcattcaaaaatatatgagaacacataggtaaatatatatttcatacaaactggacacataggtacaataatacttcattacatacctgcaatatttcattactacatattacaaataatgaaatacaattgtggatcatgacaccgaatgccttccacgagcaattctcgccgatgctcgtctgaacgtaggaggtgctccatctctcggatttccggaaggaccgacgtcagcagcatcgtgaagtgcattctgaggacacttcttgtagttgtgacccaatgctccacattggctgcaacgcttttgtgccttgcttgcttccgactcgtccataccattccgaatacgacgtgtctgacggcggcctttgcctttcttagtggctggatcaggaataaacatcttattctcattatcctgagtgaaaggacccacaattccaatcccgtatacctcatgtccccaggtggatacagctgcttccttgctgaagtaaggtgaaacaaatactcctggctgcaacgcagactctgcacatgccgcaatgagatgggagcatggcaaatgcattaaactcctacttaaatggttctactatagcaataattaaattaaattactcaccacaacttaaattactcctacttaaatgcgtagtacttaaacagaaaaatatatcaactaaatgtactaacctgcagatcacaagtgctgaatccggcagggcttcgccgcttcccttctcctcacccctctttttttctggatttttggtggaattttcgggctcaaataaggagggaaggggggggggggttggaccTTATATAGGAGAGCCtgccccggtcgcccgcgggggggggggggggtgggggcgacaggcccccctgccgcgcccgtgggctgggcccactggtcgcccgaggggggggggggcgacaggcccctttttttctagggacctcgttgcaaatttgaataaaaaaaattacacttaagggctgtcgccctatgggggggcgaccggggggtatttttgaaatatttcaaaacggacatatatttttgaaatttttattttttaaaaatataaaaaagaaaaaagcgccggGTTTTGGGTCGCAT
This window contains:
- the LOC120676415 gene encoding uncharacterized protein LOC120676415 isoform X3 — protein: MADTEDREPTFVPQSLSNAVDASPKRREMPVVESTIQSSEDYLCGQVPNNTRYNLRGRDVDLATQLRREEHKMDREKCFETKRLRKEQKMREDRECVDKALRARAVLDAQYKAWKEEQRKLRLSKQGGDNNDGDFSGNKGEKGSVYTREIINKPPEGSGDWLPYESDDEFGTEFELKHTSWEVEKFTLELARCMVGLESFTGDTKIFSCSGTIVEYVDDTGYVVTSASLVRCPDRDEQIDKPKINVWLASGQKLEGFVSNVDFYYNICVIKVPCTVHLPSKSFCPNTGFFNFYENHTRDVVALGRSCEPCSLKVASGKLIPRRSRFDCEELLVSSCKISKRGVGGPLMDFDGNVIGMNFYDKKETPFLPSFIVLKCLQHFDIFGKVIRPLHGLRVKTLYEANLSLLEKKLQSGIPERCGVIVVKVQEPSAELSEIKVGDIITHVDGVPFSNAAELGGILLDMCGKLWLDRQKMNPSDVFNQTAALMSLKFRVRTYRDAKSEVITQIINVNKFTPSRLNKWPLPRPIIVRQYEHGKVISEEWYMTGV
- the LOC120676415 gene encoding uncharacterized protein LOC120676415 isoform X6, yielding MADTEDREPTFVPQSLSNAVDASPKRREMPESTIQSSEDYLCGQVPNNTRYNLRGRDVDLATQLRREEHKMDREKCFETKRLRKEQKMREDRECVDKALRARAVLDAQYKAWKEEQRKLRLSKQGGDNNDGDFSGNKGEKGSVYTREIINKPPEGSGDWLPYESDDEFGTEFELKHTSWEVEKFTLELARCMVGLESFTGDTKIFSCSGTIVEYVDDTGYVVTSASLVRCPDRDEQIDKPKINVWLASGQKLEGFVSNVDFYYNICVIKVPCTVHLPSKSFCPNTGFFNFYENHTRDVVALGRSCEPCSLKVASGKLIPRRSRFDCEELLVSSCKISKRGVGGPLMDFDGNVIGMNFYDKKETPFLPSFIVLKCLQHFDIFGKVIRPLHGLRVKTLYEANLSLLEKKLQSGIPERCGVIVVKVQEPSAELSEIKVGDIITHVDGVPFSNAAELGGILLDMCGKLWLDRQKMNPSDVFNQTAALMSLKFRVRTYRDAKSEVITQIINVNKFTPSRLNKWPLPRPIIVRQYEHGKVISEEWYMTGV
- the LOC120676415 gene encoding uncharacterized protein LOC120676415 isoform X1 yields the protein MADTEDREPTFVPQSLSNAVDASPKRREMPVVVVTAPKESTIQSSEDYLCGQVPNNTRYNLRGRDVDLATQLRREEHKMDREKCFETKRLRKEQKMREDRECVDKALRARAVLDAQYKAWKEEQRKLRLSKQGGDNNDGDFSGNKGEKGSVYTREIINKPPEGSGDWLPYESDDEFGTEFELKHTSWEVEKFTLELARCMVGLESFTGDTKIFSCSGTIVEYVDDTGYVVTSASLVRCPDRDEQIDKPKINVWLASGQKLEGFVSNVDFYYNICVIKVPCTVHLPSKSFCPNTGFFNFYENHTRDVVALGRSCEPCSLKVASGKLIPRRSRFDCEELLVSSCKISKRGVGGPLMDFDGNVIGMNFYDKKETPFLPSFIVLKCLQHFDIFGKVIRPLHGLRVKTLYEANLSLLEKKLQSGIPERCGVIVVKVQEPSAELSEIKVGDIITHVDGVPFSNAAELGGILLDMCGKLWLDRQKMNPSDVFNQTAALMSLKFRVRTYRDAKSEVITQIINVNKFTPSRLNKWPLPRPIIVRQYEHGKVISEEWYMTGV
- the LOC120676415 gene encoding uncharacterized protein LOC120676415 isoform X2, producing MADTEDREPTFVPQSLSNAVDASPKRREMPVVVVTAPKESTIQSSEDYLCGQVPNNTRYNLRGRDVDLATQLRREEHKMDREKCFETKRLRKEQKMREDRECVDKALRARAVLDAQYKAWKEEQRKLRLSKQGGDNNDGDFSGNKGEKGSVYTREIINKPPEGSGDWLPYESDDEFGTEFELKHTSWEVEKFTLELARCMVGLESFTDTKIFSCSGTIVEYVDDTGYVVTSASLVRCPDRDEQIDKPKINVWLASGQKLEGFVSNVDFYYNICVIKVPCTVHLPSKSFCPNTGFFNFYENHTRDVVALGRSCEPCSLKVASGKLIPRRSRFDCEELLVSSCKISKRGVGGPLMDFDGNVIGMNFYDKKETPFLPSFIVLKCLQHFDIFGKVIRPLHGLRVKTLYEANLSLLEKKLQSGIPERCGVIVVKVQEPSAELSEIKVGDIITHVDGVPFSNAAELGGILLDMCGKLWLDRQKMNPSDVFNQTAALMSLKFRVRTYRDAKSEVITQIINVNKFTPSRLNKWPLPRPIIVRQYEHGKVISEEWYMTGV